CAGGATCTAGCTTTTCAAGATAGTGAGCAAAAAGCTCCTCGTCGTGCTTTTTAAGTGTTTTTAGGTGTTGGGCTAGCTCATAAGGTGAGAGTTCATTATCTTCTAAATTTTCATCTAAATGCTGATCTATCAGCTCTTTTGCTTCTTCTAGTTCTTGGCTCAAGTTTTACCTTTAAAATTCTATTACATTAGGGAAAAATTCCACTTTGTGATACTCTTTTTCATTATTTAAAGCATTTTTTATTAGCTCGTCATTTTTGCTAACAACTGCTTTAAATTTAGCTGATTCTTTCTTGTCTTCTAGGCTTTTGACGACCTTTATTGCACTTTCTGGATTGATAGGTTTATTGTCCCTATAAAGACCAAAATGAAGGTGTGGTCCTGTGCTCATACCGCTTGTGCCAACGTAGGCTATAAGCGTGCCTTGCTTGACTTTTAAACCGCCTTTTATGCCTTTAGCAAAGCCATTTAAGTGAGCATAAAGCGTCTCGTAGCCACCAGCGTGAGAGATGATAACGGTTCTGCCATATCCGCTTTTTTGTCCGACAAATTTAACCGTGCCATCGCCTGCGGCTTTGATTGGTGTGCCTTTTGGAGCACCGTAGTCAACGCCAAGGTGTGCTCTATATCTTTGTAAAATAGGGTGCCATCTTTTTAGGGTAAAAGCTGATGTGATTCTGGCGTTTGCAAGAGGGCGAACTAGTAAAAATTTATCATTTTTCTTGCCATTTTTATCATAAAATTTATCTTCAAATTTATACATAACGTATCGTTTGTTTTTCGTTTCTATCATCGCAGCATAAATTTCTGGAGTGCCAAAAGAGCGGCCCATGCGTATTTTTTGATTATAAACGATAGCAATCGTATCGCCTTTGTTTATCTTTTTAAAATCAATGCCACTTCCTTTAAAAATTTCTTTAAAGCCAAGTGCTAGTGTGCCAGAGCCTGTATAGTCAAAAATGTCTTCAGAAACTGACTTATCAACCTTTAAGGCTAAAAATTTATCCTCGCTTTGATAAGAGATGGGAAGAAACTCGAGTTTAAATTTATCATTGTCATCTCTAAAAATATGCATTTGAAGCTCGTCACTAACAGGGATTAGTACTTGTTTGGTATTGCCGTTGTCGTCTTTATAAATTTGATACTTTGTGCCAGCGATGATCTCTTCTGTTAGTTCTTGATCTTCGGTTGCTAAGTTATAGTAAAGTGAAAGTGGGATTTTGTTTGTCTCTAAGAAATTTAAGAAGTTACTTCCATTTGGCCAGCTAAGCTCTTCGACACTTGGCTTTATAGCGTATAAATTTATAGATAATATTGCAAAAATTATAAAAATACGAGGCATTAATGTCCTTTTAAAAAGCTGGTGGGATTTTAACTAAAACTTGCTTTAATTTTGCAAAAGATAAAGCATTTTAGGCTATAATCGCTCTAAAAATTTAAACTTAGGAGATATTTTTGAAACGTATATTTGTGATTTTATCGCTAGTTTTTGGCTTTGCTTTTGGGGCTGATTTTTCTTTAAATGAGTATAGAACTCCTATAATTAGCGTCGATAGTGATGGCACAGCGACGATAGTTGATAGTCCAGAAATTTTAATCGGCTCAAGTGGCGTTGTGCTTCATAAATTTGATACTGATAGCTCTATCATCGCAAGAGTTAGTGTTATCTCAAAAAATTCTGGCTTTGCTAAGATTAGATTTGAGGTGTTTGATCTGCTTGAGCAAAAGGCGCTCCCACTTCCAGGCATCGCACCTGCAAATGGCGATATGGTCGTGCTAAACTATCTTTATAACCGCTCATTAATCATTGTGCCAAATAAAGAAATTTACGAAGAGATCACTTCTGCGTTTCCAAATATGATATTTATCCACCCAGACCTTATCGGAGCATACTTAAGCTACGAATACAAGCCAAATCCAAGCAGAGATGACTTTAGAAAAATGTGCGCTCAAAGTGCAGCTGGTTTAATTTTTATAGCAATGGATGGCAGAAGCGTTTTTGCTGATTGCCAAAGCTTTAAAGTGCTAAAAGAATTTAAAAGTGGCGAGGTTGAGTACTATCAACTTCCATTTTATACAAGAGTTAGCGACATAGACACTGTGTTTTGGAAGCTAAATAGCGAGCATATCAACAACTACGACGCTCACTACGAAAAACTTTTCGAAGAAGATAACTGATAAATGAGCCGTTTGTCCTTAAGTAAGCAAAGCTTAAAAGAGTTTTTAAATTTACTCCCAACGCTTAAGGACAAAGAGCTCTTTCACTACGCTTCAAGCCTTAGTTTTCATACGATTTTATCGATCATTCCGATACTTCTTATATCGTTTTCTATCTTTACAAAACTGCCTAGTTTTGAGGATTATTACGCCAAAATTCAGGACTTTATATTTTCGGCTCTTTTGCCAAGTAATCAAGAGATCATCTCAAACTACTTGCAAAATTTCTTACAAAATAGCGGAAATTTAGGCATAGTTGGCTTTGTAGCGATGATATTTACATCGGCCATGTTTTTTAGCGACTATGAATATGTAGTTTTGAAAGTGACACGTGCAAGTAAGGCTAGAGGATTTTGGTCAGCACTTAGCTCATATTGGACGCTTATCACGCTTGCGCCACTTGGTCTTGCTGGCAGTTTTTATCTCTCAAGCCTCATTCAGGAGATGCTAAACTCAAATGTGATCACAAACTCGATAAATTTTTTAAGCATATTCCCATATCTCATCATTTGGGCGATATTTTGCATCACATATCTCATCTCAGTAAATGATGAGATAAAATTTAAGAGCGCATTTTTTAGCTCGTTTGTCGCTTCGCTCGTTTGGTATATTGGCAAGTCGGCCTTTGTCTATTATGTCCTTTATAACAAAACCTATCTAAGCGTCTATGGCTCGTTTTCAGCCGTGCTTTTCTTCTTTGTCTGGATCTACATCTCGTGGATCATCTTTTTGTATGGGCTAAAGCTTTGTGCTTATCTCTCAAATAGCTCAAAATTTAAAAGATAAATTTAATAGTTAGTACCAGCTAGTAATATATTTTTATAAATTTACCAGCTAGCGTGATTTGTATTATTTTATGTAAAATCTTATGTAAAATCAGCGTTTAAACTCGCAAATTTCTATCTTTACGCCAAGTTCTTTGCTAAATTCTTTAGTCTTTTTCTCTAGCTCGTCTTTGTCAAAGCAGATAAGATCTATGTAAGATCGCATCTCGCCATTTGCTTCACCTATGATCTCGCAAATTTCACTCTCCTTTAGCGCATCTGAAATTTTGTTTTTGCTATCAACGCCAAACTGTATGTCGCCACCGTGAGATATGGCTAAAAAGCAAAAATTTATGCCAAGCTCAAAAGCTTCGTTATAAGTATCGCTTGCACCGTCGTAGTATTCGTTTAGTAGCTCGCTAAGAGATGTAAATCCTGTGAAAACGTCGTCACGTAACTCATTTGAACGAGGCTCTAGCTCATAGACCATAAAATTCTTAAGCGGCTCGTTTGAGGCTTCTTTACCAAATTTTTCATCTATAAGATCGGCAAAGTCGATCAGTGGCACGCC
The DNA window shown above is from Campylobacter concisus and carries:
- a CDS encoding peptidoglycan DD-metalloendopeptidase family protein, with translation MPRIFIIFAILSINLYAIKPSVEELSWPNGSNFLNFLETNKIPLSLYYNLATEDQELTEEIIAGTKYQIYKDDNGNTKQVLIPVSDELQMHIFRDDNDKFKLEFLPISYQSEDKFLALKVDKSVSEDIFDYTGSGTLALGFKEIFKGSGIDFKKINKGDTIAIVYNQKIRMGRSFGTPEIYAAMIETKNKRYVMYKFEDKFYDKNGKKNDKFLLVRPLANARITSAFTLKRWHPILQRYRAHLGVDYGAPKGTPIKAAGDGTVKFVGQKSGYGRTVIISHAGGYETLYAHLNGFAKGIKGGLKVKQGTLIAYVGTSGMSTGPHLHFGLYRDNKPINPESAIKVVKSLEDKKESAKFKAVVSKNDELIKNALNNEKEYHKVEFFPNVIEF
- a CDS encoding plasminogen-binding N-terminal domain-containing protein, which gives rise to MKRIFVILSLVFGFAFGADFSLNEYRTPIISVDSDGTATIVDSPEILIGSSGVVLHKFDTDSSIIARVSVISKNSGFAKIRFEVFDLLEQKALPLPGIAPANGDMVVLNYLYNRSLIIVPNKEIYEEITSAFPNMIFIHPDLIGAYLSYEYKPNPSRDDFRKMCAQSAAGLIFIAMDGRSVFADCQSFKVLKEFKSGEVEYYQLPFYTRVSDIDTVFWKLNSEHINNYDAHYEKLFEEDN
- a CDS encoding YihY family inner membrane protein, with translation MSRLSLSKQSLKEFLNLLPTLKDKELFHYASSLSFHTILSIIPILLISFSIFTKLPSFEDYYAKIQDFIFSALLPSNQEIISNYLQNFLQNSGNLGIVGFVAMIFTSAMFFSDYEYVVLKVTRASKARGFWSALSSYWTLITLAPLGLAGSFYLSSLIQEMLNSNVITNSINFLSIFPYLIIWAIFCITYLISVNDEIKFKSAFFSSFVASLVWYIGKSAFVYYVLYNKTYLSVYGSFSAVLFFFVWIYISWIIFLYGLKLCAYLSNSSKFKR